A region from the Variovorax paradoxus genome encodes:
- a CDS encoding GntR family transcriptional regulator: MNASSVLEDSATPSFSPLYQQIKTLILQSLQAGEWKPGEPIPSEMDLAVRYRVSQGTVRKAIDELSAENLVVRRQGKGTFVATHAEQHVQYRFLKLVPDVGTPSSEGPAERTIVDCRRQRASADVARALGLRTGDAVLQVRRVLAYAGVPTILEDLWLPGAPFKGLTAERLRAWPGPMYAMFETEFGVRMVRAEEKIRAVLPDAEQAALLDVPLQMPLLSVERLAHTYHDMPMELRRGLYRTDTHHYRNQLG, encoded by the coding sequence ATGAATGCCTCCTCCGTCCTCGAAGATTCCGCGACGCCCTCCTTCAGTCCGCTCTACCAGCAGATCAAGACTCTGATCCTGCAGAGCCTGCAGGCCGGCGAGTGGAAGCCCGGCGAGCCGATTCCGAGCGAGATGGATCTTGCGGTGCGCTACCGCGTGAGCCAGGGCACGGTGCGCAAGGCCATCGACGAGCTCTCGGCCGAAAACCTCGTGGTGCGGCGCCAGGGCAAGGGCACCTTCGTCGCCACGCATGCCGAGCAGCATGTGCAGTACCGCTTTCTCAAGCTCGTGCCCGACGTCGGCACCCCCAGCTCCGAAGGCCCGGCCGAGCGCACCATCGTTGATTGCCGCCGCCAGCGCGCCTCGGCCGACGTGGCGCGCGCGCTGGGCCTGCGCACGGGCGACGCGGTGCTGCAGGTGCGGCGCGTGCTCGCCTATGCGGGCGTGCCCACCATCCTCGAGGATCTCTGGCTTCCGGGTGCGCCTTTCAAGGGCCTCACCGCCGAGCGGCTGCGGGCCTGGCCGGGTCCGATGTACGCGATGTTCGAAACCGAATTCGGCGTGCGCATGGTGCGCGCCGAAGAAAAAATCCGCGCCGTGCTGCCCGATGCGGAGCAGGCCGCGCTGCTCGACGTGCCGCTGCAGATGCCTTTGCTGAGCGTGGAGCGCCTCGCTCACACCTACCACGACATGCCGATGGAATTGCGCCGCGGCCTGTATCGCACCGACACACACCACTACCGCAACCAGCTCGGTTGA
- a CDS encoding malate dehydrogenase → MSKKPVRVAVTGAAGQIGYALLFRIASGEMLGKDQPVILQLLEIPDEKAQKALKGVMMELDDCAFPLLAGMEAHGDPMTAFKDADYALLVGSRPRGPGMERAELLAVNGAIFTAQGKALNAVASRNVKVLVVGNPANTNAYIAMKSAPDLPRKNFTAMLRLDHNRAASQIAAKTGKAVADIEKLVVWGNHSPTMYADYRFATIKGESVAKLINDQEWNANTFLPTVGKRGAAIIEARGLSSAASAANAAIDHMRDWALGTNGKWVTMGIPSDGQYGIPKDTMFGFPVTCENGEYKLVEGLEIDAFSQERINKTLEELQGEQAGVAHLI, encoded by the coding sequence ATGAGCAAAAAACCCGTCCGCGTTGCCGTCACCGGTGCCGCCGGCCAAATCGGTTACGCCCTGTTGTTCCGTATCGCGTCCGGCGAAATGCTCGGCAAAGACCAGCCGGTCATCCTGCAACTGCTCGAAATCCCCGACGAGAAAGCCCAGAAGGCGCTCAAGGGCGTGATGATGGAGCTCGACGACTGCGCCTTCCCGCTGCTGGCCGGCATGGAAGCCCACGGCGACCCGATGACCGCCTTCAAGGATGCCGACTACGCCCTCCTGGTCGGTTCGCGTCCGCGCGGCCCGGGCATGGAGCGTGCCGAACTGCTGGCCGTCAATGGCGCCATCTTCACGGCCCAGGGCAAGGCGCTGAACGCCGTGGCCAGCCGCAACGTCAAGGTGCTGGTGGTCGGCAACCCGGCCAACACCAACGCCTACATCGCGATGAAGAGCGCCCCCGACCTGCCGCGCAAGAACTTCACCGCCATGCTGCGCCTGGACCACAACCGCGCTGCCAGCCAGATCGCCGCCAAGACCGGCAAGGCCGTGGCCGACATCGAGAAGCTCGTCGTCTGGGGCAACCACTCGCCCACGATGTACGCCGACTACCGCTTTGCCACCATCAAGGGCGAAAGCGTTGCCAAGCTGATCAACGACCAGGAATGGAACGCCAACACCTTCCTGCCGACCGTCGGCAAGCGCGGCGCAGCCATCATCGAAGCGCGCGGCCTGTCGTCGGCTGCCTCGGCCGCCAACGCCGCCATCGACCACATGCGCGACTGGGCCCTGGGCACCAACGGCAAGTGGGTCACCATGGGCATTCCGTCGGACGGCCAGTACGGCATTCCGAAGGACACGATGTTCGGCTTCCCGGTCACCTGCGAAAACGGCGAGTACAAGCTGGTCGAAGGCCTGGAAATCGATGCCTTCAGCCAGGAACGCATCAACAAGACGCTCGAAGAGCTGCAAGGCGAACAAGCCGGCGTTGCGCACCTGATCTAA
- the sdhA gene encoding succinate dehydrogenase flavoprotein subunit, with the protein MTYTKEQITKRKFDVVIVGAGGSGMRASLQLARAGLNVAVLSKVFPTRSHTVAAQGGVGASLGNMSEDNWHYHFYDTIKGSDWLGDQDAIEFMCREAPKVVYELEHFGMPFDRNPDGTIYQRPFGGHTANYGEKPVQRACAAADRTGHAMLHTLYQKNVEARTQFFVEWMALDLIRDAEGDVVGVTALEMETGDLHVLQAKTVLLATGGAGRIFQASTNAFINTGDGLGMAARSGIPLQDMEFWQFHPTGVAGAGVLLTEGCRGEGAILLNSNGERFMERYAPTLKDLAPRDFVSRSMDQEIKEGRGCGPNKDYVLLKLDHLGAETIHKRLPSVYEIGVNFANVDITKEPIPVVPTIHYQMGGIPTNINGQVVIQQGDQNSAVVNGLYAVGECSCVSVHGANRLGTNSLLDLLVFGRAAGNHIVEFNDKLKEHKPLPADAADRTLERLNRLEAATTGEYAQDVAGEIRAVMQQHAAVFRKQASMDEGVVKIAAVRERVNAIGLQDKSKVFNTARIEALEVDNLIEVAQATMVSAAARKECRGAHTVEDYERPADDPVAPLGRDDANWMKHTLWYSQDNRLSYKPVNLKPLTVDSVPPKVRTF; encoded by the coding sequence ATGACCTACACAAAAGAACAAATCACCAAGCGCAAGTTCGACGTCGTGATCGTCGGCGCCGGCGGCTCCGGCATGCGGGCCTCGCTGCAACTGGCCCGCGCGGGCCTCAACGTGGCGGTGCTCTCCAAGGTGTTCCCCACCCGTTCGCACACGGTTGCCGCGCAAGGCGGCGTGGGCGCGTCGCTCGGCAACATGAGCGAGGACAACTGGCACTACCACTTCTACGACACGATCAAGGGTTCCGACTGGCTCGGCGACCAGGACGCGATCGAGTTCATGTGCCGCGAAGCCCCGAAGGTCGTGTACGAACTCGAGCACTTCGGCATGCCCTTCGACCGCAACCCCGACGGCACCATCTACCAGCGTCCGTTCGGCGGCCACACGGCCAACTACGGCGAGAAGCCCGTGCAGCGCGCCTGCGCCGCGGCCGACCGCACCGGCCACGCGATGCTGCACACGCTCTACCAGAAGAACGTCGAGGCCCGCACCCAGTTCTTCGTCGAATGGATGGCGCTCGACCTGATCCGCGACGCCGAAGGCGACGTGGTCGGCGTGACCGCGCTCGAAATGGAAACCGGCGACCTGCACGTCCTGCAGGCCAAGACCGTGCTGCTGGCCACCGGCGGCGCGGGCCGCATCTTCCAGGCCTCGACCAACGCCTTCATCAACACCGGCGACGGCCTGGGCATGGCCGCGCGTTCGGGCATTCCGCTGCAGGACATGGAGTTCTGGCAGTTCCACCCGACCGGTGTAGCCGGCGCCGGCGTGCTGCTGACCGAAGGCTGCCGCGGCGAAGGCGCCATCCTGCTCAACAGCAACGGCGAACGCTTCATGGAGCGCTATGCGCCCACGCTGAAAGACCTGGCGCCGCGCGACTTCGTCTCGCGCTCGATGGACCAGGAAATCAAGGAAGGCCGCGGCTGCGGTCCCAACAAGGACTACGTGCTGCTCAAGCTCGACCACCTCGGTGCCGAGACCATCCACAAGCGCCTGCCCTCGGTGTACGAAATCGGCGTCAACTTCGCCAATGTCGACATCACCAAGGAGCCGATTCCCGTGGTGCCGACCATCCACTATCAGATGGGCGGCATCCCGACCAACATCAACGGCCAGGTCGTGATCCAGCAGGGCGACCAGAACAGTGCCGTAGTGAACGGCCTCTATGCGGTGGGCGAATGCTCCTGCGTGAGCGTGCACGGCGCCAACCGCCTGGGCACCAATTCGCTGCTCGACCTGCTGGTGTTCGGCCGCGCGGCCGGCAACCACATCGTCGAGTTCAACGACAAGCTGAAGGAGCACAAACCGCTGCCGGCCGATGCTGCCGACCGCACGCTGGAGCGCCTGAACCGCCTCGAAGCGGCCACCACCGGCGAATACGCGCAGGACGTGGCGGGCGAAATCCGCGCCGTCATGCAGCAGCACGCCGCCGTGTTCCGCAAGCAAGCCTCGATGGACGAAGGCGTGGTCAAGATCGCCGCCGTGCGCGAGCGCGTCAACGCCATTGGCCTCCAGGACAAGTCCAAGGTGTTCAACACCGCGCGCATCGAGGCGCTCGAAGTCGACAACCTGATCGAAGTGGCGCAGGCCACCATGGTCTCGGCCGCCGCCCGCAAGGAATGCCGCGGCGCGCACACGGTCGAAGACTACGAACGTCCGGCCGATGACCCGGTCGCGCCGCTCGGCCGCGACGACGCCAACTGGATGAAGCACACGCTCTGGTACAGCCAGGACAACCGCCTCTCCTACAAGCCGGTCAACCTCAAGCCGCTGACGGTCGACTCCGTTCCTCCCAAGGTCCGTACGTTCTAA
- the tam gene encoding trans-aconitate 2-methyltransferase, with product MLDWNPALYRRYEDERTRPAQELLARVPLPEAARVVDLGCGPGNSTELLAHRFPQAQVTGTDNSEAMLASARERLPQARFELSDIATWAPQEAPDLIYANAALQWVPDHQTLIPRLFAALAPGGVLALQMPDNREEPTHRLMRAVAAEAPWAEPIGNADRLRTLLLPLGGYYDLLAPDAARVDVWHTIYQHPMADAAAIVEWVRGTGLKPFVDRLPADLQASYLAEYERRVDQAYPARTDGKRLLAFPRMFIVAQRKA from the coding sequence ATGCTCGACTGGAACCCCGCGCTCTACCGTCGCTACGAGGACGAGCGCACCCGCCCCGCACAGGAACTCCTGGCGCGGGTGCCGTTGCCGGAGGCGGCCCGCGTGGTCGACCTCGGCTGCGGCCCGGGCAATTCCACCGAACTGCTGGCCCACCGGTTCCCGCAGGCGCAAGTCACCGGGACCGACAACTCCGAAGCCATGCTGGCCAGCGCGCGCGAGCGCCTGCCGCAGGCGCGCTTCGAGTTGAGCGACATCGCGACCTGGGCGCCGCAAGAAGCGCCCGACCTCATTTACGCCAACGCGGCCCTGCAGTGGGTGCCGGATCACCAGACGCTGATCCCGCGCCTGTTCGCTGCGCTGGCCCCGGGTGGCGTGCTTGCCCTCCAGATGCCCGACAATCGCGAGGAGCCCACGCACCGCCTGATGCGGGCCGTGGCTGCCGAGGCGCCCTGGGCCGAGCCCATCGGCAATGCCGACCGGCTGCGCACCCTGCTGCTGCCGCTCGGCGGCTATTACGACCTGCTCGCACCCGACGCGGCCAGGGTCGATGTGTGGCACACCATCTACCAGCACCCCATGGCCGATGCCGCGGCCATTGTCGAGTGGGTGCGCGGCACGGGGCTGAAGCCCTTTGTCGACCGCCTGCCGGCCGACTTGCAGGCCAGCTACCTGGCCGAATACGAGCGCCGCGTGGACCAGGCCTATCCGGCCCGTACCGACGGCAAGCGATTGCTGGCGTTCCCGCGCATGTTCATCGTGGCGCAGAGAAAAGCATGA
- a CDS encoding FAD assembly factor SdhE: MQTAAELAQPISERALSKLKWRCRRGLLENDLFIARFFERHESRMTNGQAGAMETLMDLSDNDLLDLLLRRKEPEPAWAGAEVVELLQLMRTDGAQRPATSVSSSPS; the protein is encoded by the coding sequence ATGCAAACCGCTGCCGAACTCGCACAGCCGATCAGCGAACGCGCGCTGAGCAAGCTGAAATGGCGCTGCCGGCGCGGCCTGCTCGAGAACGACCTGTTCATCGCCCGCTTCTTCGAGCGGCACGAATCCCGCATGACCAATGGGCAGGCGGGGGCGATGGAGACATTGATGGACCTGTCGGACAACGATCTCCTCGATCTTCTCCTGCGAAGAAAGGAGCCCGAGCCCGCATGGGCCGGGGCCGAGGTGGTCGAGTTGCTGCAGCTGATGCGCACCGACGGCGCGCAGCGTCCCGCAACCTCCGTTTCCTCTTCGCCCTCCTGA
- the gltA gene encoding citrate synthase, translated as MKASDIKATLSFSNGGDSVELPIYKGTVGPDVIDIRKLYAQTGMFTYDPGFMSTAACQSAITYIDGDKGELLYRGYPIEQLATNCDFMETCHLLLYGELPDQAKKTNFTKLVTNHTMVNEQMQFFLRGFRRDAHPMAIMTGLVGALSAFYHDSTDINNPEHREIAAIRLIAKMPTLVAMAYKYTIGQPYMYPKNDLSYAGNFLHMMFATPCEEYKVNPVLERALDRIFILHADHEQNASTSTVRLCGSSGTNPFAAIAAGVACLWGPAHGGANEAALNMLYDIQKEGGVEKIGEFIKKVKDKNSNVKLMGFGHRVYKNYDPRAKLMQETCNEVLTELGLEQDPLFKLAKELEKIALEDEYFVSRKLYPNVDFYSGIVQRAIGIPVPLFTAIFALARTVGWIAQLNEMIGDPEYKIGRPRQLFEGSPKRDVQPIGKR; from the coding sequence ATGAAAGCTTCCGATATCAAGGCCACGCTGTCGTTCAGCAACGGCGGAGACAGCGTCGAACTGCCGATCTACAAGGGCACCGTCGGCCCCGACGTGATCGACATCCGCAAGCTCTATGCGCAGACCGGCATGTTCACCTATGACCCGGGTTTCATGTCGACTGCCGCATGCCAGTCGGCCATCACGTACATCGACGGCGACAAGGGCGAGCTGCTGTATCGCGGCTACCCCATCGAGCAGCTCGCAACCAACTGCGACTTCATGGAGACCTGCCACCTGCTGCTGTACGGCGAACTGCCGGACCAGGCCAAGAAGACCAACTTCACCAAGCTCGTGACCAACCACACGATGGTCAACGAGCAGATGCAGTTCTTCCTGCGGGGCTTTCGCCGCGACGCGCATCCGATGGCCATCATGACCGGCCTGGTGGGCGCGCTGTCGGCCTTCTATCACGACAGCACGGACATCAACAATCCCGAGCACCGCGAGATCGCCGCGATCCGCCTGATCGCGAAGATGCCCACGCTCGTGGCCATGGCCTACAAGTACACGATCGGCCAGCCGTACATGTACCCGAAGAACGACCTGAGCTATGCGGGCAACTTCCTGCACATGATGTTCGCCACGCCGTGCGAGGAGTACAAGGTGAACCCGGTGCTCGAGCGCGCGCTCGACCGCATCTTCATCCTGCACGCGGACCACGAGCAGAACGCCTCGACCTCCACCGTGCGCCTGTGCGGCTCGTCGGGCACCAACCCCTTCGCGGCCATTGCGGCCGGCGTGGCCTGCCTCTGGGGCCCGGCCCACGGCGGCGCCAACGAAGCGGCGCTCAACATGCTCTACGACATCCAGAAGGAAGGCGGCGTGGAGAAGATCGGCGAGTTCATCAAGAAGGTCAAGGACAAGAACTCGAACGTCAAGCTCATGGGTTTCGGCCACCGCGTGTACAAGAACTACGACCCGCGCGCCAAGCTGATGCAGGAAACCTGCAACGAAGTACTGACCGAGCTGGGCTTGGAGCAGGACCCGCTGTTCAAGCTTGCCAAGGAGCTCGAAAAGATCGCGCTGGAAGACGAGTACTTCGTGTCGCGCAAGCTCTACCCGAACGTCGACTTCTACTCGGGCATCGTGCAGCGCGCCATCGGCATCCCGGTGCCGCTGTTCACCGCGATCTTCGCGCTGGCCCGCACGGTCGGCTGGATTGCCCAGCTGAACGAAATGATCGGCGACCCCGAGTACAAGATCGGCCGCCCGCGCCAGCTGTTCGAAGGCTCGCCCAAGCGCGACGTGCAGCCCATCGGCAAGCGCTGA
- the sdhD gene encoding succinate dehydrogenase, hydrophobic membrane anchor protein, translating to MSVNYGSKRIVVGAHYGLRDWLSQRITGGLMALFTIILLAQLIFSRGPIGYDLWAGIFAAQWMKVLTFSVIVALLYHVWVGMRDVWMDYVQPVGIRLALQIFTIVWLVGCAGWAIQVLWKI from the coding sequence ATGTCTGTGAACTACGGCTCCAAGCGCATCGTCGTCGGTGCACATTACGGTCTGCGCGACTGGCTCAGCCAGCGCATCACCGGCGGCCTGATGGCGCTCTTCACGATCATCCTGCTCGCGCAGCTGATCTTCTCGCGCGGCCCCATCGGCTACGACCTCTGGGCCGGCATCTTCGCCGCGCAGTGGATGAAGGTGCTGACCTTCTCGGTGATCGTCGCCCTGCTCTATCACGTGTGGGTCGGCATGCGCGACGTGTGGATGGACTACGTCCAGCCCGTCGGCATTCGCCTTGCCCTGCAAATTTTCACCATCGTCTGGCTTGTCGGTTGTGCGGGTTGGGCCATTCAAGTGCTTTGGAAGATCTGA
- the sdhC gene encoding succinate dehydrogenase, cytochrome b556 subunit yields MTELATPPRPPRREFRNINAFTDLTTYRLPPAGIVSILHRVSGVIMFLLLPFIIWMFDTSLSSDYSFARFKAAFNSGLGFVPGWFIKLVALALIWAYLHHFIAGLRHLWMDVSHAAVTKEFGHTSAVVTLALSILLTVVLGAKLFGLY; encoded by the coding sequence ATGACAGAGCTTGCAACTCCTCCCCGGCCGCCGCGCCGCGAATTCCGAAACATCAACGCCTTCACCGATCTCACGACCTACCGGCTGCCGCCGGCCGGCATCGTGTCGATCCTGCACCGCGTGAGCGGCGTGATCATGTTCCTGCTGCTGCCGTTCATCATCTGGATGTTCGACACCTCGCTTTCGTCCGATTACTCCTTCGCCAGGTTCAAGGCCGCGTTCAACAGCGGCCTTGGTTTCGTTCCGGGCTGGTTCATCAAGCTGGTGGCTCTCGCGCTGATCTGGGCCTACCTGCACCACTTCATCGCCGGCCTGCGCCACCTCTGGATGGACGTGAGCCACGCCGCCGTCACCAAGGAGTTCGGCCACACCTCGGCCGTGGTCACGCTGGCCCTGAGCATCCTGCTCACCGTGGTGCTCGGCGCCAAGCTGTTCGGCCTGTACTGA
- a CDS encoding entericidin A/B family lipoprotein, translated as MKSLVALFAVAFTLAVPLSGCNTWRGAGQDVQKAGEKMEDSSKKRQ; from the coding sequence ATGAAGTCGCTTGTCGCATTGTTCGCCGTCGCATTTACCCTTGCCGTGCCGCTGTCGGGTTGCAACACCTGGAGAGGAGCCGGCCAGGACGTGCAGAAGGCCGGGGAAAAGATGGAGGATTCCTCCAAGAAGCGCCAATGA
- a CDS encoding succinate dehydrogenase iron-sulfur subunit translates to MKRTFQIYRYDPDKDAKPYMQTIEIELDGHERMLLDALMKLKAQDPTLSFRRSCREGVCGSDAMNINGKNGLACLTNMLTLKGTIVLKPLPGLPVIRDLIVDMTQFFKQYNSIKPYLQNDNVPPEKERLQSPEERDELNGLYECILCASCSTSCPSFWWNPDKFVGPAGLLQAYRFIADSRDEATAERLDNLEDPYRLFRCHTIMNCVDVCPKNLNPTKAIGKIKELMVRRAI, encoded by the coding sequence ATGAAGCGCACATTCCAGATCTACCGTTACGACCCGGACAAGGACGCCAAGCCCTACATGCAGACCATCGAGATCGAACTCGACGGCCATGAGCGCATGCTGCTCGACGCCCTGATGAAGCTCAAGGCGCAGGATCCCACGCTGTCGTTCCGCCGCTCGTGCCGCGAAGGCGTCTGCGGCTCCGACGCGATGAACATCAACGGCAAGAACGGCCTCGCCTGCCTGACCAACATGCTCACGCTCAAGGGCACGATCGTGTTGAAGCCGCTGCCGGGCCTGCCCGTCATCCGCGACCTGATCGTGGACATGACGCAGTTCTTCAAGCAGTACAACTCGATCAAGCCGTACCTGCAGAACGACAACGTGCCGCCCGAGAAGGAGCGCCTGCAGTCGCCCGAAGAGCGCGACGAGCTCAATGGCCTGTACGAGTGCATCCTGTGCGCGAGCTGCTCCACCAGCTGCCCGAGCTTCTGGTGGAACCCCGACAAGTTCGTGGGTCCGGCCGGCCTGCTGCAGGCCTACCGCTTCATCGCCGACAGCCGCGACGAAGCCACCGCCGAACGTCTGGACAACCTCGAAGACCCGTACCGCCTGTTCCGCTGCCACACGATCATGAACTGCGTCGACGTGTGCCCGAAGAACCTCAACCCGACCAAGGCGATCGGCAAGATCAAGGAACTGATGGTGCGCCGCGCCATCTGA
- a CDS encoding HpcH/HpaI aldolase/citrate lyase family protein → MTKTMHPGEVLLGAQAGAVTLPVCDHYSGVEARMKKSLALQAEMADEFGACVFDVTLDCEDGAPVGGEAEHAALVTELALAARPGMRVGVRVHPVDHPAFAGDVVTIAGRAGHRLSHLMVPKVESVADVAQAVAALEAADADALPLHVLIESPLAVHNAFDIASHPRLQSLSFGLMDFVSAHAGAIPAEGMGAVGQFTHPLVVRAKLAIASAAHAYGKVPSHCVVTEFSNTDAMRTAARKAAAEFGYTRMWSIHPNQIRPILEAFAPDEAQIQIATRIITNAALADWAPTQIDGTLHDRASYRHFWQVLTRAHATGRALPPEAKAWFALAAS, encoded by the coding sequence ATGACGAAAACAATGCATCCGGGTGAAGTGCTGCTTGGCGCGCAGGCCGGCGCCGTGACGTTGCCCGTGTGCGACCACTACAGCGGCGTCGAAGCCCGCATGAAGAAGAGCCTCGCGCTGCAGGCCGAGATGGCCGACGAATTCGGCGCCTGCGTGTTCGACGTCACCCTCGACTGCGAAGACGGCGCCCCCGTGGGCGGCGAGGCGGAGCATGCCGCGCTCGTGACCGAACTCGCGCTAGCCGCCAGGCCGGGCATGCGGGTGGGCGTGCGCGTTCACCCGGTGGACCATCCCGCCTTCGCCGGCGACGTGGTCACCATAGCCGGCCGCGCCGGCCACCGGCTCAGCCACCTGATGGTGCCCAAGGTGGAATCCGTGGCCGATGTGGCCCAGGCGGTGGCGGCGCTCGAGGCGGCAGATGCCGATGCGCTGCCGCTGCATGTGCTGATCGAATCGCCGCTGGCTGTGCACAACGCGTTCGACATTGCGTCACATCCGCGCTTGCAATCGCTGAGCTTCGGCTTGATGGACTTCGTTTCTGCCCATGCGGGCGCCATTCCTGCCGAGGGCATGGGCGCGGTCGGGCAGTTCACGCATCCGCTGGTGGTGCGTGCCAAGCTGGCCATCGCATCCGCCGCGCATGCGTACGGCAAGGTGCCCTCGCACTGCGTGGTCACCGAGTTCAGCAACACCGATGCCATGCGCACGGCAGCCCGCAAGGCAGCCGCCGAATTCGGCTATACGCGCATGTGGAGCATCCATCCGAACCAGATCCGCCCCATCCTGGAGGCTTTTGCGCCGGACGAGGCCCAAATTCAAATTGCCACAAGAATCATTACAAATGCGGCCCTCGCAGATTGGGCTCCGACCCAAATTGATGGCACATTGCACGACCGCGCGAGCTATCGCCATTTCTGGCAAGTGCTGACACGTGCCCACGCAACAGGGCGCGCGCTGCCTCCAGAGGCAAAAGCCTGGTTTGCACTCGCGGCCTCCTGA